Proteins encoded within one genomic window of Streptomyces sp. NBC_01314:
- a CDS encoding Uma2 family endonuclease, whose translation MTAVDDRPMTTDIVKFFESFEFPEGFKVELLRGEIVMMAGPDVAHNDILEAVVDQIPRQQWRRLQTQDIAMLEETSEPQPDLVVIERGSGPGHGRLMPSEVITMLLEVVSKTSVARDYGVKRSIYAAAQVPAYLIIDPVMAQCVLLTEPTGHGEDADYRCQRITKFGDLTPLEPIGIELDTSEFAAYENVRPHRYP comes from the coding sequence ATGACCGCTGTGGACGACCGACCGATGACCACCGACATCGTGAAGTTCTTCGAGAGCTTTGAGTTTCCCGAAGGATTCAAGGTCGAGCTCCTCCGGGGGGAAATTGTGATGATGGCGGGGCCGGACGTGGCCCACAACGACATCCTGGAGGCGGTTGTGGACCAGATCCCCCGCCAGCAGTGGCGGCGACTGCAGACCCAGGACATTGCCATGCTCGAAGAGACCAGTGAACCGCAGCCGGACCTTGTGGTGATCGAGCGTGGCTCTGGACCGGGTCACGGGAGGCTGATGCCGTCGGAGGTCATCACCATGCTTCTGGAGGTCGTTTCCAAGACGAGCGTGGCCCGCGACTATGGCGTCAAACGGTCGATCTACGCGGCGGCACAGGTACCTGCCTACCTCATCATCGACCCTGTTATGGCCCAGTGTGTACTGCTTACTGAACCGACGGGCCATGGCGAAGACGCGGACTACCGCTGCCAACGCATCACCAAGTTCGGCGACCTCACCCCGCTGGAGCCCATCGGTATCGAGCTGGATACCAGCGAGTTCGCCGCATACGAGAACGTCAGGCCCCACCGCTATCCGTGA